A DNA window from Ficedula albicollis isolate OC2 chromosome 1, FicAlb1.5, whole genome shotgun sequence contains the following coding sequences:
- the MBNL2 gene encoding muscleblind-like protein 2 isoform X7, whose protein sequence is MLAQQMQFMFPGTPLQPVPTFPVGPTIGTNTAISFAPYLTPVTPGVGLVPTEILPTPPVIVPGSPPVSVPSSTATQKLLRTDKLEVCREFQRGNCARGETDCRFAHPADSTMIDTNDNTVTVCMDYIKGRCMREKCKYFHPPAHLQAKIKAAQHQANQAAVAAQAAAAAATVMTQSTAKAMKRPLEATVDLAFPPGVLHPLPKRQALEKSNGASAVFNPSVLHYQQALANAQLQQHAAFIPTGSVLCMTPATSIVPMMHNATAATVSAATTPATSVPFAATATANQIILK, encoded by the exons ATGCTTGCCCAGCAAATGCAGTTCATGTTTCCAGGGACACCACTACAGCCAGTG ccCACATTTCCAGTGGGTCCCACAATAGGAACGAACACGGCTATTAGCTTTGCTCCTTACCTAACGCCAGTAACACCAGGAGTTGGCTTAGTCCCGACTGAGATCCTACCCACGCCGCCTGTCATTGTTCCTGGAAGTCCACCAGTTTCAGTTCCCAGTTCAACTGCTACCCAGAAACTCCTCAGGACTGATAAACTGGAG GTGTGCAGGGAGTTCCAGCGGGGGAACTGCGCGCGTGGAGAGACTGATTGCCGCTTTGCGCACCCAGCAGACAGCACAATGATTGACACTAACGACAACACCGTAACCGTGTGTATGGATTACATAAAAGGGCGTTGCATGAGGGAGAAATGCAAGTATTTTCACCCTCCTGCACATTTGCAGGCCAAAATCAAAGCGGCGCAACACCAAGCCAACCAGGCTGCAGtggcagcccaggcagctgcagcagctgcgACTGTGATG ACTCAGTCGACTGCCAAAGCAATGAAGCGACCTCTCGAAGCAACTGTAGACCTG GCCTTTCCTCCTGGTGTTCTTCACCCTTTACCAAAGAGACAAGCACTTGAAAAAAGCAATGGTGCCAGTGCCGTTTTCAATCCCAGTGTCTTGCACTATCAACAGGCTCTTGCCAATGCTCAGTTGCAGCAACATGCAGCGTTTATCCCGACAG GGTCAGTTTTGTGCATGACACCCGCTACCAGTATTG TACCCATGATGCACAACGCTACGGCCGCCACTGTCTCTGCAGCAACAACTCCTGCAACAAGTGTTCCCTTCGCCGcaacagccacagcaaatcAG